In the genome of Mucisphaera calidilacus, one region contains:
- a CDS encoding type II secretion system protein: MTHAHPHRFGGFTLIELLVVISIIALLIGILLPALGAARSTARKIQCSSILRQFGIADAAYSLDWDELAVPVAYRMSDDTSVTFWYTNPDFKRNLIPNKVDSTTWDSWPSDFICPSAEPEELGPDDAFVGDIYYPNSTNLRFVYPFGGGAFFRAFPKYMILSPADSVSFTDFNTNMEPGGGRELQNTFNNRHKYIDEENGGGVAYRHPGETTNALFFDGHAESKAREVLGNEDDTVAETIDLWTVTIDSPRDGRPPRDATRDDYPRIDVFWPQR; the protein is encoded by the coding sequence ATGACACACGCACACCCTCATCGTTTCGGCGGATTCACTCTCATCGAGCTCCTGGTCGTGATTTCGATTATTGCGTTGCTGATCGGTATTCTGCTGCCGGCGCTCGGTGCGGCACGTTCGACAGCACGCAAGATCCAGTGCTCGAGCATCCTGCGTCAATTTGGTATCGCCGACGCGGCGTACTCCCTGGATTGGGATGAGCTTGCGGTTCCTGTCGCCTACAGGATGTCCGATGACACCAGCGTGACATTTTGGTATACGAACCCGGATTTTAAACGCAACCTGATTCCCAATAAGGTTGACTCGACCACCTGGGATTCGTGGCCCTCAGATTTTATCTGCCCGTCGGCGGAGCCCGAGGAACTGGGGCCGGATGACGCCTTCGTCGGTGATATTTACTACCCGAACAGTACCAACCTGCGTTTCGTTTATCCATTTGGTGGCGGTGCATTCTTTCGGGCCTTCCCGAAGTACATGATTCTGTCGCCCGCCGACTCTGTGAGCTTCACCGACTTCAACACCAACATGGAGCCAGGAGGGGGACGCGAGCTCCAGAATACATTCAACAACAGGCATAAGTACATCGATGAAGAGAACGGTGGCGGGGTTGCGTACCGTCATCCCGGCGAGACAACGAACGCCTTGTTCTTTGACGGTCACGCCGAGAGTAAGGCGCGTGAGGTGCTCGGCAACGAAGATGACACGGTTGCTGAGACCATCGACCTCTGGACGGTCACCATCGATAGCCCGCGAGACGGTCGTCCGCCTCGTGATGCCACCCGAGACGACTACCCGCGGATCGACGTCTTTTGGCCCCAGCGCTGA
- a CDS encoding LacI family DNA-binding transcriptional regulator, which translates to MPNVTTQPQPERATIYDVAKAAGVTHVTVYRAFSGSGPVAKSTLERINQAAVDLGYRPNRRAQSFASKRTRCIGLLYGMNVPYFDGAYSSLVTEIAGELERDDHDLILMPAPGEPSTWSHKLADRRVDGCIVMQPIPLGLEGVVDELKVPVVLVNVDAEVSLPKVLNDERAAGRVAAEHLVGLGHTDFWFVRPKYEHSRHYSYEQRQEGVRQARRDAGLNPELPVIELRDDDQLPELQRAFARKVNSDTPPPTAVICYDDNVAYGVLRDCYRRQIRVPNMLSVVGFNDLETSERTCPPLTSVRVPAAEMGRLAVHRLLQQLGIRGDGDDPAGMMSFVEVERERSSLFQPSLIIRDSTGLPA; encoded by the coding sequence ATGCCTAACGTCACCACCCAGCCTCAGCCTGAACGAGCGACGATCTATGACGTGGCGAAGGCGGCGGGTGTCACGCACGTCACGGTCTACCGCGCGTTTTCCGGGTCGGGCCCGGTGGCCAAGAGCACGCTGGAGCGGATCAATCAGGCCGCGGTCGATCTGGGCTACCGCCCGAACCGCAGGGCTCAGTCGTTCGCGAGCAAGCGGACGCGTTGCATCGGTCTGCTGTACGGCATGAACGTTCCGTACTTCGACGGTGCCTACAGCTCGTTGGTTACGGAGATTGCGGGGGAGTTGGAGCGTGACGATCACGACCTGATTCTGATGCCCGCGCCGGGCGAGCCGAGTACCTGGTCGCACAAGCTGGCCGACCGCAGGGTTGACGGTTGCATCGTGATGCAGCCGATCCCGCTGGGCCTTGAGGGCGTGGTTGATGAGTTGAAGGTTCCCGTGGTGCTGGTCAACGTTGACGCTGAGGTCTCGCTGCCGAAGGTGTTGAACGATGAGCGGGCTGCGGGTCGCGTCGCGGCGGAGCATCTTGTGGGGCTGGGGCACACCGACTTCTGGTTCGTGCGTCCCAAGTATGAGCACAGCCGGCATTACAGTTACGAGCAGCGTCAGGAGGGTGTTCGTCAGGCGAGGCGTGATGCCGGTCTGAATCCCGAGCTGCCTGTGATCGAGTTGCGTGACGACGATCAGTTGCCAGAGTTGCAGCGTGCGTTCGCCCGTAAGGTCAACAGCGACACGCCCCCGCCTACGGCGGTGATCTGCTACGACGACAATGTTGCTTACGGCGTGCTGCGTGATTGTTACCGGCGTCAGATCCGGGTTCCCAACATGCTGAGTGTTGTCGGCTTCAACGATCTGGAGACGTCGGAGCGGACCTGTCCGCCGCTGACTTCGGTTCGTGTGCCCGCGGCGGAGATGGGGCGTCTGGCGGTTCACCGTCTGCTCCAGCAGTTGGGTATTCGCGGTGATGGTGATGATCCGGCGGGGATGATGTCTTTCGTCGAGGTTGAGAGGGAGCGGAGCAGCCTGTTCCAGCCTTCGCTGATCATCCGTGATTCGACGGGCCTGCCGGCCTGA
- a CDS encoding glycoside hydrolase family 55 protein, with product MSTLPVPMSAEIVGAFERIREEGHPAVPYFEDQVSILNRLEGLIAGHDGRSDEPLASMEASIRPREYAVIRENLEAAIRAALREVEIGGPTVTLNVRDFGAVGDNLHDDGPALRRAVASLAEAGPGAELLLPAGTYRIDGFGGTPRRTHLLLEGLKDVTIRGEGIGRTELVGTEIGTLLRIEDCADVRVADLSLDFDPLPFTQGVIESIHPEDFSVTWRRQAGWPSPTGFPFDVGGDPTVFAVHVGAKPHCPETGRVLGHGGFTVARVEPLDEERFVLHGKKQAWETGRDLPETFRPGHPLTIQSRNVPGHQPAVWTAGNTRLTFERVAVYAAWTHTWQLTADTDVRLLGCVCEPKPGTDRLAISNADGLHIISQRVGPWIQDCRILRNFDDSSNLYCKAVSVDDQPSATELVLDSAFDPSDRSVNWQPDRRHFRVGDQLAVIDPMTGGTVGTPVITGVSERTWRGFRRVGVKLDGPLPVLRTRESLGKTHAVFSNMEFYMCAPDEPLEVMVANLQTKCDGFVMRDSVLGENSVNGIKLKASNGLVAGNHFDRNAGVAVSLLMRLTWQEAYAPRNVRMIDNTFEATHGINATVDYPGERYHYGPPYIADIEIAGNRFVNTTGFSVRLFSMRDSVVRDNQYDAAAPDVVNGEGPVIVDPSCRRVRVEDASMGEADAAGRP from the coding sequence ATGTCGACGCTACCGGTCCCGATGTCTGCTGAGATTGTTGGCGCCTTTGAACGGATCCGCGAAGAAGGTCACCCCGCCGTCCCTTATTTTGAGGATCAGGTCAGCATCCTGAATCGGCTTGAGGGTTTGATCGCGGGTCATGACGGCCGGTCGGATGAGCCGCTGGCGTCGATGGAGGCTTCGATTCGGCCGCGTGAGTACGCGGTGATCCGTGAGAACCTGGAAGCGGCGATACGGGCGGCGCTTCGGGAGGTCGAGATCGGCGGGCCGACAGTCACGCTGAACGTGCGTGATTTCGGCGCTGTTGGTGACAACCTCCACGACGACGGCCCGGCCCTTCGCCGGGCTGTTGCCTCTCTGGCGGAGGCGGGGCCTGGGGCTGAATTATTGCTGCCGGCGGGCACGTACCGGATTGATGGCTTTGGGGGCACGCCTCGTCGGACGCACCTGCTGCTGGAGGGGTTGAAGGACGTCACGATCCGTGGCGAGGGCATCGGCAGGACCGAGTTGGTGGGCACGGAGATCGGCACGCTGCTGCGTATCGAGGATTGTGCGGACGTGCGTGTTGCTGACCTGAGTCTTGATTTCGACCCGCTGCCTTTCACGCAGGGCGTGATCGAGTCGATTCATCCTGAGGACTTCAGTGTGACGTGGCGTCGTCAGGCGGGTTGGCCTTCGCCGACCGGTTTTCCGTTTGATGTCGGCGGCGATCCGACGGTGTTTGCGGTGCATGTCGGTGCCAAGCCGCACTGCCCGGAGACGGGGCGTGTGCTGGGGCATGGCGGGTTCACCGTGGCCCGGGTTGAGCCGCTGGATGAAGAACGTTTTGTTCTTCACGGGAAGAAGCAGGCGTGGGAGACGGGTCGAGATCTGCCGGAGACGTTCCGGCCGGGTCATCCGCTGACGATTCAGAGTCGCAATGTGCCGGGGCATCAGCCTGCGGTGTGGACGGCGGGGAACACGCGTCTGACGTTCGAGCGTGTCGCGGTGTATGCGGCGTGGACGCACACGTGGCAGTTAACGGCGGACACCGACGTTCGGCTGCTCGGTTGTGTGTGCGAGCCGAAGCCGGGGACGGATCGGCTGGCGATCTCGAACGCGGACGGTCTGCACATCATCTCCCAGCGCGTGGGGCCGTGGATTCAGGATTGCCGGATCCTCCGTAATTTTGACGACTCGTCGAACCTGTATTGCAAGGCGGTGTCGGTCGACGATCAGCCGTCGGCGACGGAGCTTGTGCTGGACAGTGCGTTTGATCCGTCGGATCGTTCGGTGAACTGGCAGCCGGACCGTCGGCACTTCCGTGTGGGTGATCAGCTCGCGGTGATCGATCCGATGACGGGAGGGACGGTTGGCACGCCGGTGATCACGGGTGTGTCTGAGCGGACGTGGCGTGGGTTTCGTCGGGTGGGCGTGAAGCTGGACGGCCCGCTTCCGGTGCTGCGGACGCGTGAGTCGTTGGGCAAGACGCACGCGGTGTTCTCCAACATGGAGTTTTACATGTGCGCTCCGGACGAGCCGCTTGAGGTGATGGTGGCGAATCTGCAGACGAAGTGCGACGGGTTTGTGATGCGTGATTCGGTGCTGGGCGAGAACTCGGTGAACGGGATCAAGCTCAAGGCGTCGAACGGTCTTGTGGCGGGGAATCATTTTGATCGGAATGCGGGCGTGGCGGTCTCGCTGCTGATGCGGCTGACGTGGCAGGAGGCGTATGCGCCGCGTAACGTGCGGATGATTGACAATACCTTTGAGGCGACGCACGGCATCAATGCGACGGTGGATTATCCGGGTGAGCGTTATCACTACGGCCCGCCTTACATCGCGGATATCGAGATCGCGGGTAATCGTTTTGTGAACACCACGGGTTTCAGCGTGCGTCTGTTCAGTATGCGTGACAGTGTTGTTCGTGACAATCAATATGATGCGGCAGCGCCGGATGTCGTGAATGGTGAGGGGCCGGTGATCGTCGACCCTTCCTGCCGGCGTGTGCGTGTTGAAGATGCGAGCATGGGCGAGGCCGATGCGGCCGGGCGTCCGTAG
- a CDS encoding dockerin type I domain-containing protein, giving the protein MSRFTTASLVAGALLASTQTASAVIDFSFALDADPTTTDALVLVEGGVTLTIAAFDEDDEGNDVPEVISSANGSVADKPWDATGIGVSGKGTGSTAGAPADRQIAGYEELRLTFDQDVLLKFVDYRFVGSGLDGAAFRVGDIETYVNSGAAIEYYDNGVRIDPAPEGYSYVGNLDPDGINVGANDNASVDEFTVGDLLIPTGTELIFFDWYPNDYRAYYVEGIQVEIAPVTSVPGDANGDGLVDLLDLSILASNFEGTETPYTVAEGDFNEDGFVDLLDLSILASNFDSGAAAPEPAALSLLGLGVLVAGRRMA; this is encoded by the coding sequence ATGTCACGCTTCACAACTGCTTCGCTCGTTGCCGGTGCACTGCTTGCATCGACCCAGACTGCTTCCGCTGTGATTGATTTCAGTTTTGCTCTGGATGCGGACCCGACGACCACGGACGCTCTGGTGCTGGTGGAGGGCGGCGTTACGCTGACCATCGCTGCGTTTGACGAAGATGATGAGGGGAATGATGTTCCCGAGGTCATCAGCAGTGCCAACGGCAGTGTGGCCGACAAGCCCTGGGACGCCACGGGCATCGGCGTGTCGGGCAAGGGCACGGGCAGCACGGCCGGCGCGCCCGCTGACCGCCAGATCGCGGGTTACGAGGAGCTGCGTCTGACGTTCGATCAGGACGTTCTGCTCAAGTTTGTGGACTACCGCTTTGTCGGCAGTGGTCTTGACGGTGCGGCTTTCCGTGTTGGCGACATCGAGACGTATGTGAACTCGGGTGCGGCGATTGAGTACTACGATAATGGTGTTCGGATTGATCCTGCGCCCGAAGGCTACAGCTACGTGGGCAACCTTGATCCCGATGGCATCAACGTTGGCGCGAATGACAACGCCAGTGTCGACGAGTTCACGGTCGGAGACCTCCTCATCCCGACCGGCACGGAACTGATCTTCTTCGACTGGTATCCGAATGACTACCGCGCTTACTACGTCGAGGGTATCCAGGTTGAGATCGCTCCGGTGACGTCGGTTCCCGGCGACGCGAACGGCGACGGCCTGGTCGATCTGCTTGACCTGTCGATTCTCGCGAGCAACTTCGAGGGTACTGAGACGCCTTACACGGTTGCTGAGGGTGATTTCAACGAGGACGGATTCGTTGATCTGCTGGACCTGTCGATCCTGGCGTCGAACTTCGACTCCGGCGCGGCGGCTCCGGAGCCGGCGGCTCTGAGCCTGCTGGGTCTGGGCGTTCTGGTTGCCGGACGGCGGATGGCCTGA